TAGGTATCAGCTCAACCAGTTTTTTATGATACTTCGACTCATTATTCAGATAAGCAGGAATAAACTCTTCCAGCAAGCCTCCCATAACCTTATAACCGGCAACCTCGATCTGTACAACAGAAGAGTAATTATAAATCTTTTTGATAGAGATCCGCTCGATATACTTCATAATGGATAAGAAAGGCTCATGAATCGCATCCATTAAACTCACATTAAAGTCACCATTTAAAATAGCTTCCTGGTTATCATAAAATACCTGAGAACATTGCCCGATTAATGTACTGATAGATTTTGCACGCATCAGCGTAATCTTTGCATCATCATCCTCCATTTCAGCTAAACGTGCCGGCAATTTCACATCATTACATAAAGGAAGAAGCAGACTTTCCACCTCCTCATAAGAAAGAATTTTGAGGCGGTGTGCATCTTCCAGATCAATGATATTATAACAAATATCATCCGCAGCTTCAACCAGGTAAACCAGTGGATGGCGCTTATAAACCAGCGGTTCATCCTGAACCCTGATCAGCCCCATTTCTTCCGCTATCTTCTTAAATCCACTTTGTTCGGCCTGGAAAAAGCCATATTTCTTGGTATAAATATTCGTTCTGTCGTGCCCTGCTACAGCAGCGCAGGGATATTTTGCAATCGAAGCCAGTGTCGCATAGGTCAAAGCAAAGCCGCCCGTACCTTTTCCGGCAAAAGCATGAGTCAATATTCTTAGTGCATTCGCATTTCCTTCAAAATTGATCAGGTCTTCCCACTGCGCCTCACTGACCCTGTCTTTATAAATTTTCCCGTCTCCGGTAGTAAAATAATGAGAGATAGCGGATTCGCCGGAATGTCCGAAAGCCGGATTTCCCAGATCATGTGCCAGACAAGCCGAAGCAATGATATTACCAACCTCTACCAGTAAAGGACAGGTTTCATCTATATTCGGATCAGCCTCTTTCATTCTGTTATAAAAAATAGTTCCCAGAGATCTCCCTACACTTGCCACTTCCAAACTATGAGTCAGTCTGTTATGAACAAACACACTTCCCGGTAAAGGGAATACCTGTGTTTTGTTCTGTAACCTCCTGAATGGAGAAGAAAAGATAATTCTGTCATAGTCACGCTGAAACTCAGATCTTGCCTCTTTTTCATTTCCGGCAAAACGATCTTCATTTCCCCAACGCTTAGCAGACAATAATTTTTTCCAATTCATAAAAGATAAAATAATGAGCCGCAATATTACTTTTATTCGGGCGCAAAAAAAAAGAGGTGCTCATTTAATAGCACCTCTTTTATTAAAATTGCATAATTATTATGCAGAAAGGTATGATTACATTCTTTCAGGAACCTCAATTCCTAAAATGCGCATTCCTGATTTCAGAATATTAGCAGTTACCCAGCTCAGGTTTAATCTGTGCTGTTTCATGGCTGCGTTCTCTTCTTTCACAATCGGTGGAATCTCATGATAGAATTTATTGAACATTTTAGCTACCTCATAAATGTAGTTGGCTAAACTTGCCGGGCTGAAAGCTTTAGCCGCAGCAGCGATCTCTGCAGGATATCCTGATAATAAAATTATCATTTCAAGCTCAGTAGCTGATAATTCGATATCATTGGCTACATGCTCCCCTTTTTTATAATCCGCTTTGCTTAACAGCGATTTAATCCTTGCATGCGTATATTGAATAAACGGCCCTGTATTCCCCTGGAAGTCGATAGACTCTGCAGGATCAAATAACAAACGTTTCTTAGGCTCAACCTTTAGCAGGAAGTATTTCAACGCGCCCATACCAATTTTATAGTAAAGACTTGCTTTTTCTTCCTCCTCAAAATGATCAACTTTACCCAGTGCTTCAGTTTTCTGTTTAGCAGTGGCGATCATTTCAGCGATCAGGTCATCCGCATCAACTACAGTACCTTCACGGGATTTCATTTTTCCGCTGGGCAGATCGACCATTCCATAAGATAAATGATATAATCCTTTCGCCCAGCTTTTACCTAACTTATCTAAAATCAGGAATAAAACCTTAAAATGATAATCCTGCTCGTTACCTACCACATAAATAGACTCGTCCATTTTGAAG
This portion of the Pedobacter lusitanus genome encodes:
- a CDS encoding deoxyguanosinetriphosphate triphosphohydrolase, with amino-acid sequence MNWKKLLSAKRWGNEDRFAGNEKEARSEFQRDYDRIIFSSPFRRLQNKTQVFPLPGSVFVHNRLTHSLEVASVGRSLGTIFYNRMKEADPNIDETCPLLVEVGNIIASACLAHDLGNPAFGHSGESAISHYFTTGDGKIYKDRVSEAQWEDLINFEGNANALRILTHAFAGKGTGGFALTYATLASIAKYPCAAVAGHDRTNIYTKKYGFFQAEQSGFKKIAEEMGLIRVQDEPLVYKRHPLVYLVEAADDICYNIIDLEDAHRLKILSYEEVESLLLPLCNDVKLPARLAEMEDDDAKITLMRAKSISTLIGQCSQVFYDNQEAILNGDFNVSLMDAIHEPFLSIMKYIERISIKKIYNYSSVVQIEVAGYKVMGGLLEEFIPAYLNNESKYHKKLVELIPNQFKTKETDDYTKILCVLDFVSGMTDIYAVEMFRKIKGISFPSMS